The Solanum pennellii chromosome 7, SPENNV200 DNA segment tatttattgctgATGAATTaactgtaaaaaaaataaattgcagTTGAAATATGAAGAGTTCCAGCAGAACGTGGAACATGCTGGTGAATCTGGAAAAATCAATGGCAACGTAGTGCCTGACAGAGCTTCGCTTATTAAGGTATTCTGAACAGTAAACGAAAATGCAGTTTTAGATAAGATCTGCCTATactatttttctcaatttttatcTTCATTCTGATGGCCGGTGTTTGCGAGCAGGTAATAAACGAGAGGGAGAACGAAAAGAGTGTCGATGATTTAACGAAAATGCCCTTGCTAGTTTATGTATCCCGTGAAAGAAGATTCAACCGTCTTCATCATTTCAAGGGTGGATCTGCAAATGCTCTagtatgaattaattaattatttttaaaattcatgtgTCTCGTAGCTAGCTAGCTGTACAACACAATTTTCtaacataatatttaattaattttgtgattgCAGCTTCGAGTTTCTGGAATAATGAGTAATGCCCCCTATGTACTGGTGTTAGATTGTGATTTCTTCTGTCATGATCCGATATCAGCTAGGAAAGCAATGTGTTTTCATCTTGATCCAAAGCTATCATCTGATTTAGCCTATGTTCAGTTCCCTCAAGTCTTTTACAATGTCAGCAAGTCCGATATTTATGATGTCAAAATTAGACAGGCTTACaaggttttaaaattttttttttcttacttttaaattaaatttagtaGTGAAATGATTTTACATTAAGGTTGATTATGgtaatttactttttatttttttattttttagacaaTATGGCATGGAATGGATGGTATCCAAGGCCCAGTGTTATCTGGAACTGGTTATTTTCTCAAGAGGAAGGCGTTATACACAAGTCCAGGAGTAAAAGGTATGTTACAAATTTATTTACACTCTCTAGGTCTAATACTAGTAATTGTCCGTGATATTATTTTGGATGGCCAATATTATCAGttcaatttatgaaaataatggataattttatatttagttttaatttatcttacaattaattatagtcattttttattataaattttccaGATATTATTTTAATGGATAATGCTAAATGATAAGAAAACTTGGtcaaccttttttttaaaaattatattgatcttttttctatttttaattgacatgtattaaaattaaaagggtgaaaatattttaaaaagtaaaataacataGGTAACATACAATTTTAGacaaattttggccaaaagaatcttttctatattttttatatttaaagagtaatataataaaattatttttctatttatataaattttttaaaaagcgtgtaaaattaatattgaataaatattatttcaacaGAGGAAGTAGattgaacaagtaaaaatagagTAGTATaatacttttcctttttatttataataaaaaatagatttaataTTTCACTGGTTCATTTTTGCAAATctagagaaaattatataattttcttccaAAATTACCCTTATGATTATGAATAGTCAAAACAGATCAATTTAGTAAAACAActttctattatgaaatatttggtTGGTTAGTAAAAATTGTTGGGTGGTGGTGACAGAGGCGTATCTTAGTTCACCGGAAAAGCATTTTGGAAGGAGTAAAAAGTTCCTTGCTTCATTAGAGGAGAAAAATGGTTATGTTAAGGCAGATAAAGTCATATCAGAAGATATCATAGAGGAAGCTAAGATCTTAGCTACTTGTGCATATGAGGATGGCACACATTGGGGTCAAGAGGCAagtcataatttatttacttttcatatttgttgtttaagagtctgtttggattgacttaataTTTGTTACGCAGATTGGTTATTCATACGATTGTCATTTGGAGAGCACTTTTACTGGTTATCTATTACACTGCAAAGGGTGGACATCTACTTATTTGTATCCAGACAGGCCATCTTTCTTGGGTTGTGCCCCAGTTGATATGCAAGGTTTCTCATCACAGCTCATAAAATGGGTTGCTGCACTTACACAAGCTGGTCTATCACATCTCAATCCCATCACTTATGGTTTGAGTAGTAGGATGAGAACTCTCCAATGCATGTGCTATGCCTATTTGATGTATTTCACTCTTTATTCTTGGGGAATGGTTATGTATGCTAGTGTTCCTTCTATTGGCCTTTTGTTTGGCTTCCAAGTCTACCCTGAGGTACATGATCCATGGTTTGCAGTGTATGTGATTGCTTTCATATCGACAATTTTGGAGAATATGTCGGAGTCAATTCCAGAAGGGGGATCAGTTAAAACGTGGTGGATGGAATACAGGGCATTGATGATGATGGGAGTTAGCGCAATATGGTTAGGAGGATTGAAAGCTATATATGACAAGATAGTCGGAACACAAGGAGAGAAATTGTATTTGTCGGACAAGGCAATTGACAAGGAAAAGCTCAAGAAATACGAGAAGGGCAAATTTGATTTCCAAGGAATAGGGATACTTGCTCTGCCATTGATAGCATTTTCCGTGTTGAACCTCGTAGGCTTCATTGTTGGAGCTAATCATGTCTTTATTACTATGAACTACGCAGGCGTGCTGGGCCAACTCCTCGTATCATCATTCTTCGTCTTTGTTGTCGTCACTGTTGTCATTGATGTTGTATCTTTCTTAAAGGTTTCTTAAACATCATTATGTAATTCTCTAGTGTTTAGACAGACCTACTATGTTTATCTCTCTTCAATAATAAGGCCTTCCGTCGAATCATTCAATGAAACAAAATTGTCTCTTTTTTTCCCCTTTCTGATTGTTTAGCGCAAAGTTATGATTCATCAGTTAAACTGAAAATCTTACCTAACACAATTCACCTCCTTTTGCGTTTGTTGGTGTTTATACCACAAAATGGATTGCATAGAGGCTCAAAGGAAGGACCAGAAATTCTTATCACAAATTAGACTCATGTTGTGCTACATTCATGTTGGCCAAATTTATTTCTaagtaattaaatttcaaaaggaATTCTTGAAAGCACATTGCTTGATCTCGAAAAGTTTGTCGGTGTAAAAGTTTTGTGAAAAAAGGCGATTCAAGTACAGAGTTCCAAGTTTCCAACCACGATGAGATAATAATCCACCAATTGTTCGATGTTTCAAGATTAATTGTTAggttattttctttaatcaccaactaaattaattatttaaactacccctcaatttcataattgtaattacgaatagtccaaaactcctatttagaatttattgaaaaaaatattttatgaaataaaagttctagtactcaaaacgacCATAAGGGTTGTTACACTAGCAAAGGAGAATATGGTTAATTCCATCTAATATTGATATTCATGCTACGATAAAATGTCTTTTCAgccaataatattattttaattctttgtAAATTATTGAAACACCCTGTAAAGTACCCAGCACTTCAACTACCCTTTTATAGAACATAAagtctaaatgtttattttgaaatgtaGCGGTCGTGCAATATCATATCACAATATAGTGTCGTGAGATGAAATCAACGTTTGGACAGTATTTAATCTCATGATTTTATATTCTGAGATGTGATTTCATATTGTCCAAAAAGCATGATATGAAATTACATGCTGATtatatatcatgatttgagatattttaatacaaaaactgatccacaagtttatattttgttaaaacaacccCACAATCATATCTACTAACTATTTattcatatgtaaataaaatttataatcacattattactttttaaaatttataattttcaccaacatatagtcactttaactcataCGAACTGATTGTtaaagtgatgaaatatttatggtctataaacatgaaaaatatagtTGCGGATTATATTGACCAACAAATGGCTCAAAGTAACAATGTTGCTTCGTCTTCTCAGCCACATGATCGAGAAATGCAAGTTTAACTTGAGGAAATTGTTTGTACTATGTGGGaggattatattaaaaattagtttactataatttatgttcaatttttttattaaagctaaatgaaacaattacttaaaTGGAGATTTAAtaccttttaaaaatttactatgtgattttataattttttatttgataagattgaataaataattggggctagtttaataattttacaacttatggaatttttatgtttatgagaaaatatacaacacaaaaatttcatatcacatttccaaacaaaacttctaatttcattttatgattccatatcatgataccATAGCagaatttcatatcatgataccaTATCACATGGCCAAATCGGGAGTCAGGGGCGGCTCAACGTAATTGGGGATCTaaagcaaaatttcaattcgcggcctaaaatataaatgtacTTCATATacgtatttattaaaaaaaattacactattaagatgaaaattattagtacttaatattatttttttgaatactaattttaggtaagattttatcaactcaacattgaaaaatatctttaagTGAGGCAATTATTACATgtatttttaacataatatattaatgatacaagtaataaattgataaatattaaataaagaaaagagtTAGAATCATAAAATTTGACTCAAAAAATTGATGACTTGGTATAACCTTattctttttatcataaataattaatttttctataaaattttaaaatataatttattcttaACAAAAATTTAGAACTCTAAAATTTAAAAGCCTAAAACAAACGCCTTATTTTTTAATACAGAGAGCCGGCCCTGCCGGGAGTGTCAAAAATTTAGCACACAGTACTAAATTGTGGTAAAAATAATATCGCTGAATCCGATAATGGAGAGAACTGAACTAAATGGAATTAAATGCCTGAATGAATTAAATTCCAAGGGCTTCACATGTAGCCCTCCAAGCGCAACTCCAAAATTGGAGTTAACATTTTAAAAcgttatttaattttgaaatttattcaataaaattattaaattttattatatatcaataatatcgctcaatttatatatttatacaataaattacttaattaattttattattaaaataataaattgacaTGACAAAATGAATAGGAAGaattaattttagaataatttttaagcaatttttattttgttttttgattGCAAAGATTGAGATAAATTATCTTTTCTTGGAGTAGAATAATAATCCAAAGATAACTTATCTTAGAATAAAGTatgcataataataaaaatacccTCCCCCTCCCCCATCCCTCAAACTCTCTTTTATAGTCCATTCAccaatattaacataatttttaacaacatatataataacattCACAATCTTAATTTTGTTGTTCTTATGACCATACGTTTTTCTATTAAAGAtttacattttataaatataatttttatttataaatacattataaGTTGAATTTATTTTCCTAATTCTTATgtcaatttatattttgatttctcTTAAATGTTCATTCCACtactaaattatatatttttaattaaatattttactactCACTTAAAAATTACTccatattttatgtattaattaaaatgtagaTAACTTTtagtaataaaatttatgttactttaataacttaaaatggaagttttatttttgaactaaataaactgaaaattttatttttaagaataaatacCTAAAGCTTGCAAAGAAAATACTCTCTTCCTATcttttaattacttgttcacttttcttctttttttttagttattcctaaatatttgtctattttgatatattaagaaATGAcactttctttttacttatcaTACCCTCAATTGATTAGTTTGAAAAAGGTAAaacttttttagaaattttaaatttttaatgcatttacttcataattaataaagataaaataataaactcactatattaataattcttttttaataagtATGCTAAATCAAAAGTGAACGAGTAATTAAAACGggagataatatatataaaaataaaaactcaataTGTGAAAGGATATTTTCGGAAATTATAAAGTTTGTACAATTAAACTTTGGTTGTGTACCAGTGCCCTGGTTGTACTTGATTATTTAAACTGGACTATTAATGAGCAAAGTACAAGAATTCTATTtatgttataataataataataataataataataataataatgtttaaGAGAATTTGACAGTAAAAGCGACTTGTATTTTGCTTAAAATATTGCATGCAAACTGCAAAGCATGCATTTAAATGATAATTAAGAAAGCATACATTGTTAACGTACATAATAATCCTTTGCCAAATTTATTTCGAAgtgataattattaataaaaacataaaatatcaaGGGGATTTTTTTGTTGGAATTCTGACCCCCAAATTCGCCTTAGGAACAGGTTTATTATATATGTTCCTTTGAGAAATTACAGCAGTTACGTTTTgtgaagtaaataaaataatgacacaaTATTTTATCACGGAAAACCCCAACTCACAAGGGTAAAAACCACGACCTACACCTCTGTAGGATTTAACTCcactttattaaatttcaagtctcaacaaaagattacaaaGCTATGTAacctaagaaattataaactctaattcctagaggaattataaactctaattcctagctatgaaattataaactctaatttctagctACCCAAAGACACAAAACCCCCCGGTTTTATATCTTCCAATGTTAATAAAGTTCTACAACTTGTCGAACAACTCCTACTCACAAAACTCAGATTGTAAACAAGACTCTTGAATACAATCTTACaatttttcctcacaaattgcTATACTCTcaataaatctcaaaactctttcaaacttcttgatcgtgttttgatcttctctaTGTAAGTGCGCACTTTTTTTTGATGCAAATAGCTCCCTATTTATAGATCAAAACTTCAACAAATCCTTGTATAATTCAACTTGTATTTGCCTTCTACAAATCCTTGTTGACTTCTACTTGGACTTCTTTTCTACagaatttccttaaataaataagaaggcacaatttccttaaatagatttccttaaATAGGAATTagttttccttctttcactTGGCTTTGAACTCCTTTATAAAAGGAaactttttgtacttgttgctacttgaaaaaaaataataattctacaGAGAAGTTATGATCAACCCCATGATGGTCACAATATTGTGCAAactttgaattttcaaattcaGTTCCATGATCTGATCTGATTGCCTTTAGTTGTTTCccatattttctttgaatttttctcATTAGTGAACAGAAAGCTTCAAATGCATCATCTTTTGCTGCAAGGAATAGTGTCCAGGTGTACCTAGTGTAATCATCTACTAAGACAAACACAGAAGAAACTGAAACTCAAGTGAATTCTGATGAAAGAGTTGATACAGATGAAAATCAGTCAGATGAtaatgaagaacaagaaagatCAACTCCTATCCTAAAAGAGTACAAATACCAAGGATCACACCCATTGGAAAATCTGCTCACTGATCTTTCTTCAGGAATTACCACTCGATCAAGAATGAAGAATCACTACGCGCATAGTGCATTCCTATCCATGGTAGAACCAAAGAAAATAAGTGAAGCTCTTCAAGATGCAGATTGGATTATAGCCATGGAAGAAGAAttacatcaatttgaaagaagtaAAGTATGGCATCTAGTACCTAAGCCCTCAAACAGAACTATAATTGGAACAAAATGGGTGTTTAGGAACAAGTTAGATGAACATGGTACCATAATCAGAAACAAAGCTAGGTTGGTTGTTCAGGGATATAATCAAGAAGAAGGGATAGATTATGATGAAACTTTTGCACCCGTGGCAAGAATAGAAGCAATCAGATTGCTTATAGCTTTCGCATCTCACATGGAGTTCACATTGTATCAgatggatgtcaaaagtgccTTTTTGAATGGGCTATTACAAGAAGAAGTTTTTGTTAAACAACCCCCTGGCTTCGAGAATAATGACTACCCTGATCATGTCTATAAGCTTGACAAAGCTCTCTACGGgttaaaacaagctccaagggCATGGTATGATAGATTGTCAAAATTCCTTTTAAGTCATGGATATTCAAGAGGAAAAATTGATAATACACTCTTCTTCAAGAATAAAGAAAAGGGTCTCCTGATCGTGCAAATCTATGTTGACGATATCATATTTGGAGCTACAAATAAGAGTCTCACAAAAGAATTTGCAAATCTTATGAGCAATGAGTTTGAAATGAGTATGATGGGTGAATTAAACTACTTTCTTGGGCttcaaataaaacaaacacCTGGAGGTACATGGattcatcaacaaaaatatgtCAAAGAATTGCTTAAAAGGTTCAAAATGGATGATGCTAAACCAATTGATACTCCAATAGCTCCTGCCACCAAGTTGGACCTTGAAGGAACAGGTTCTGCTGTTGAACAAAAATTGTATAGAGGCATGATTGGCTCCCTTTTGTATCTTACTGCTAGTCGACCTGACATTGTGTTTAGTGTAGGATTATGTGCTCGCTTTCAAACTAATCCTAAAGAATCACATATTCAAGCAGTCAAGAGAATTCTCAGATATCTAAAAGGAACCTCTGATTTAGGACTTTGGTACCCAAAAGGAAGCAACTTTGATTTAGTTGGGTATGCGGATGCTGACTATGCTGGATACTTGGGTGATAGAAAAAGCACTACAGGAATGGCTCACTTTCTAGGATCATGTCTTATTTCATGGGgatcaaagaaacaaaactcAGTTGCACTATCCACTGCTGAGGCTGAGTACGTAGCAGCTGCGTCATGTTGTGCCCAACTTCTGTGGATTAAGCAACAACTTAGTGATTTTGGTctcaaaattgaacaagttCCAATTTTCTGCGATAATACTAGTGCTATCAACATTGCAAAAAATCCGGTGCAACATAAGAGAACTAAACACATTGACATTCGTCATCACTTTCTTAGAGACAATGTGGAAAAGGGTTTAATCTCTATGAACTTTTGTACTACGGAAGAACAAATCGCGGACATCTTTACAAAAGCATTAGCAAGGGAACACTTTGAAAGGAACAGGCTGGAGCTAGGAATGATGAagacaaattaaagaaataaaagctGAAGGAATTGGACACTCAAAATCATTTATGCATGCTTAAAAGGTATGTCTACTTTTCTTAACTAAGATagacaaaaaattataagacaAATGCATTGGATTCCGTtcctttattaaattaaatgaaaaataattttaaataaatcatcATCACAAATCACAACCGCCAATTCAAAACCTGCAGAAAACCTTTCAAGTCATACCTGTTCCCATTCTCAGTAAAACCCTTACACTTCCCTATAATTCCTCTTAAAACGCAGTTcccttttctctttcttctccgATTGTTTTCATTCTCTCTCAAACCCTTGAAATCCCAAAAACCACACTGTGTTTGTTGAGAAAAAATGGCCATGTCCTCCAATCTTTCACTAGCCATAGTTCCCTTTGATACTCAAGAAAGCCTACACGCCCTACCAGCTATTCTCTACATTGATTTGACCGGCGTAACTCGATGGTCTCTTATGGAAGATGCAGTAGTTCAGGGGGAAGAGAGAAGTCAAGGGTTAGAAAATATGAGTGCACGAAGTGAGGGGGAACAAATGTTTTCGTCACAGGACCAAGAAAATAGTTCTGATGATGAAAATATCACCTTGCTTGAAATGCTTTCCAAAATCAGAACTTGTTCCAAACGAAGTTCATCTTCTTGCAAACCTCCTGCTACGATTCTTCCTGAAACTCCAGAAGAATCTCACTCTAGTCTACCGGCAAAGGTACCAATGCGAGTAACTAGATCTGTACAACGCACTCGAGAAGCAGAGACTTTGGCTAAATCAACTAAGAAAATTCGCACAAGAAAGCGTAAGTCTTCTTCATCGTTAAACTTTGTAGCAGATACAGTGAATAGTCAGAAACGGAGAAAAAATTCatccaaatcaaaatttcatgatttaGATGATAATGATTACCATGCAAGAGTATTAGCCTTTAAGAAGAGGAGTGTGATTAGGGGGAGAGTAATTTCTGGCTTTGGGGGTGGTGAGATGGATGAGTTAGTGATCATCTTACAAGAACAAGGATGGACAGAACTGATGCTTCAAGGATCCTTTAGGCGTAAAATGGGTAGAGTAGAAACCAGAGAATTTTATATTAATGCAACAGGAACTGCCTCGTCAATCACTAGTACTGTGTGTGGTATTTCTTTTACACTTACTGCTGAGACTTTGTCTTCAATACTCAGGATACCTAACAGGGGATGGGGTCACTATGTCAAGAAGGATTGGCCTCCTTTAGAGGGTAACACCTCTCAACTTGACATATGTAGGCGATTCTCAAATGATCCTACTCTTTCAGAATATTCTAGTGTTGACAAGGGTTGTATGTCACCTTTACATCAGATGCTGTTTAATGTAGTGCACAAAATTCTTCTTCCAAGAAAGCAAAAAAGGACTGAAGCATGTTACTTGGATCTCACACTTATGGACTTACTACT contains these protein-coding regions:
- the LOC107025912 gene encoding cellulose synthase-like protein G1 — protein: MKKTMELNKSTVPQPITTVYRLHMFIHSIIMLALIYYRVSNLFKFENILSLQALAWLLITFGEFSFILKWFFGQGTRWRPVERDVFPENITCKDSDLPPIDVMVFTANPKKEPIVDVMNTVISAMALDYPTDKLAVYLADDGGCPLSLYAMEQACLFAKLWLPFCRKYGIKTRCPKAFFSPLGDDDRVLKNDDFAAEMKEIKLKYEEFQQNVEHAGESGKINGNVVPDRASLIKVINERENEKSVDDLTKMPLLVYVSRERRFNRLHHFKGGSANALLRVSGIMSNAPYVLVLDCDFFCHDPISARKAMCFHLDPKLSSDLAYVQFPQVFYNVSKSDIYDVKIRQAYKTIWHGMDGIQGPVLSGTGYFLKRKALYTSPGVKEAYLSSPEKHFGRSKKFLASLEEKNGYVKADKVISEDIIEEAKILATCAYEDGTHWGQEIGYSYDCHLESTFTGYLLHCKGWTSTYLYPDRPSFLGCAPVDMQGFSSQLIKWVAALTQAGLSHLNPITYGLSSRMRTLQCMCYAYLMYFTLYSWGMVMYASVPSIGLLFGFQVYPEVHDPWFAVYVIAFISTILENMSESIPEGGSVKTWWMEYRALMMMGVSAIWLGGLKAIYDKIVGTQGEKLYLSDKAIDKEKLKKYEKGKFDFQGIGILALPLIAFSVLNLVGFIVGANHVFITMNYAGVLGQLLVSSFFVFVVVTVVIDVVSFLKVS